A DNA window from Setaria viridis chromosome 2, Setaria_viridis_v4.0, whole genome shotgun sequence contains the following coding sequences:
- the LOC117844120 gene encoding uncharacterized protein: MAASPKLPSNFQIKSFDPSTTIMKKNELKISNLYLHHAYREPSPTHLTLLSPKGQSGFGATVSNNWAIHDGPDLSKDAIVARSQGLHMQSGNWHNSFTIAFEIDGLKDSTLQVMGLGVDKGTDQWSIVGGTGQFTFAQGFINKKLHKVVDTGNIIELDIYAIFQTKYTHTYTRDGPKGGDAGQAREPKYESHRLETIKIDHGDLIYSIEYSHIDQYGTKHTEGRGTEGSETGIIELGPTEFVHEVSGTLGKCNNIYTVLSSLTIVTNLRTLGPYGKETSESPFSLPEKKGGSVVGFFASTGVAVGALGVIVRQ, translated from the exons ATGGCAGCCTCTCCCAAGCTTCCCTCAAACTTCCAGATCAAAAGTTTTGATCCATCCACCACCATAATGAAGAAAAATGAGCTcaagattagcaacttatacctGCACCACGCCTACCGCGAGCCAAGCCCGACGCATCTAACCCTTCTGAGCCCTAAAGGTCAAAGTGGGTTCGGTGCTACTGTGTCCAACAACTGGGCAATACACGACGGGCCTGACCTCAGTAAAGATGCCATCGTTGCTCGATCGCAAGGGCTGCACATGCAGAGTGGTAACTGGCACAATTCCTTCACCATTGCTTTTGAGATTGATGG GCTGAAGGATTCTACACTTCAAGTGATGGGACTAGGTGTTGACAAGGGTACTGACCAGTGGAGTATTGTCGGTGGGACTGGACAGTTTACTTTTGCACAAGGTTTCATCAACAAAAAACTGCATAAAGTAGTTGATACTGGGAATATTATAGAGCTTGACATTTATGCGATCTTCCAAACGAAG TATACACATACATATACTAGAGATGGACCAAAGGGTGGGGACGCAGGGCAAGCCCGTGAACCAAAATATGAATCTCACCGCCTTGAGACCATCAAAATTGAccatggtgacctcatttattCGATAGAGTACAGTCACATTGACCAATATGGCACTAAGCACACTGAAGGAAGGGGTACAGAAGGTTCAGAAACTGGCATA ATCGAGCTTGGTCCTACTGAGTTTGTGCATGAAGTCTCTGGAACGCTTGGCAAATGCAACAATATATATACTGTTTTGTCATCACTGACGATAGTCACAAATCTCCGGACACTGGGGCCATATGGTAAAGAAACATCCGAATCTCCTTTCAGCCTTCCTGAGAAGAAGGGTGGGAGTGTCGTGGGTTTCTTCGCTAGCACTGGAGTTGCAGTTGGTGCACTTGGTGTTATTGTGCGTCAGTGA
- the LOC117844829 gene encoding uncharacterized protein — protein sequence MAGPTSRLLLLARRADRRRSLPLLLPRAIHAAAGTGAPSPTAPPPRLPASAPVRSYSSAFTSVHGERPSSEYAKIRKESLETQFGRILGSSSRRLFADRGFGPFLALYRAATISFHVVKLTIWHLLLNDMHKRAEKFRETLIRLGPFYIKLGQALSTRPDILPSAYCQELAKLQDQIPPFPTRIALRTIESQLGARISELFADISPEPIAAASLGQVYKAHLRSGELVAVKVQRPGMAPLLTLDALLFHMIGGQLKRFAKARKDLLVAVNEIVRHMFDEIDYILEGKNAERFATLYSHGSDGDNFDGNTSIMVPKVYWNYTRKTILTLEWIDGIKLTDAERISKANLNRKRMIDEGLYCSLRQLLEEGFFHADPHPGNLVATEGGSLAYFDFGMMGDIPRHYRVGLIQMLVHYVNRDSLGLANDFHSLGFVPEGTDLHAVADALRFSFGDARRQSNDFQGLMNHLYDVMYEFNFSLPPDYALVIRALGSLEGTAKALDPDFKVIESAYPFVIGRLLADPSPDMRKILRELLICDDGSIRWNRLERLIAAISAQSAESSNGSGAGSGESANGSSKWRSFDMHSVVAATEDLFDFILSRKGWRVRVFLVQDIIKASDAFLQEATFPYIFEEEGKMGKLNPERSKMIRRLVNAVQSFRQAINLAPDAWSAMLIRTLLKHESQKFVLDVFLSLASHSSYKIPETFWLCISRFLNYLDKKDTL from the exons ATGGCGGGCCCCACctcgcggctcctcctcctcgcccgccgcgccgACCGACGTAGgagcctccccctcctcctcccccgcgccATTCACGCCGCGGCCGGGACAGGGGCGCCCTctccgacggcgccgccgcctcgcctcccagcCTCAGCCCCGGTGAGGAG CTACTCAAGTGCATTCACCAGTGTGCATGGAGAGAGGCCATCATCAGAATATGCAAAGATCAGAAAGGAGTCACTGGAAACCCAGTTTGGAAGAATCTTGGGGTCAAGTTCGCGCAGGCTCTTTGCTGACCGAGGCTTTGGTCCATTCCTTGCACTTTACAGGGCTGCTACTATCTCTTTTCATGTTGTGAAGCTCACTATTTGGCATTTATTGCTCAACGACATGCACAAAAGGGCGGAAAAG TTCCGAGAGACCTTGATACGCTTGGGTCCCTTTTACATCAAG CTTGGACAGGCTTTGAGCACACGCCCTGATATACTTCCCAGTGCATACTGTCAAGAGCTTGCAAAGCTACAG GATCAAATACCACCATTTCCAACTCGCATCGCCCTCAGAACCATCGAGTCTCAGTTGGGTGCCCGAATTTCTGAGTTGTTTGCAGATATCAGCCCGGAGCCGATTGCAGCAGCATCACTGGGTCAAGTTTACAAAG CTCATCTACGCTCAGGAGAGCTTGTCGCAGTCAAAGTTCAAAGGCCTGGAATGGCGCCCTTGTTGACTCTAGATGCACTTTTGTTTCATATGATTGGAGGGCAATTGAAACGATTTGCTAAGGCTCGCAAAGATCTACTGGTGGCAGTCAATGAGATT GTCAGGCACATGTTTGATGAGATTGATTATATTTTAGAAGGAAAAAATGCTGAAAGATTTGCTACTCTTTATTCTCATG GTTCAGATGGGGACAATTTTGATGGCAATACAAGTATCATGGTCCCCAAAGTCTACTGGAATTATACACGTAAAACCATATTGACACTGGAATGGATTGATGGAATTAAGCTAACTGATGCTGAGCGCATCAGCAAAGCCAACTTGAACAGGAAAAGGATGATTGATGAG GGTCTCTATTGCTCATTGAGACAGCTGCTTGAAGAAGGCTTTTTCCATGCAGACCCCCATCCTGGTAATCTAGTTGCAACTGAAGGTGGATCTCTAGCATATTTTGACTTCGGTATGATGGGAGATATTCCAAGGCACTATCGTGTGGGTCTTATACAAATG ctCGTACACTATGTCAATCGTGACTCGTTGGGCTTGGCAAATGACTTCCATTCACTAGGGTTTGTCCCTGAGGGAACGGATTTACATGCTGTTGCAGATGCATTGCGGTTTTCTTTTGGTGATGCCAGGAGGCAATCAAATGATTTTCAG GGCTTAATGAATCATCTGTATGATGTCATGTACGAGTTCAATTTCTCTCTTCCTCCTGATTATGCACTGGTGATAAGAGCTCTGGGTTCTCTAGAAGGGACTGCAAAAGCACTGGATCCTGATTTTAAAGTTATTGAGAGTGCATACCCATTTGTCATTGGGAGGCTCCTTGCAGATCCGAGCCCAGATATGAGGAAAATATTGAGGGAGCTTCTTATATGCGATGATGGATCAATCAGATGGAATCGGCTGGAGAGGCTG ATTGCAGCTATATCTGCACAGTCAGCAGAGTCTTCAAATGGATCTGGAGCTGGCTCTGGTGAGAGTGCCAATGGAAGTTCTAAGTGGAGATCATTTGACATGCATTCTGTAGTTGCAGCTACAGAAGATCTTTTTGACTTCATTTTATCGAGGAAAGGATGGCGGGTTCGTGTTTTCCTTGTCCAGGACATCATTAAAGCTTCAGATGCATTCCTCCAAGAAGCAACATTCCCATATATATTTGAGGAGGAGGGAAAGATGGGAAAGCTAAATCCAGAG AGAAGCAAGATGATCAGGAGGCTGGTGAATGCTGTTCAATCATTCCGTCAAGCCATCAATTTAGCTCCAGATGCTTGGAGTGCCATGCTAATCCGTACTTTGTTGAAACAtgaatcacagaaatttgttcTTGATGTATTTTTGTCCTTGGCAAGCCATTCCAGTTACAAGATTCCAGAAACATTCTGGCTTTGTATTTCGAGATTTCTGAATTACTTGGACAAGAAAGATACGCTTTAG